From the genome of Candidatus Stygibacter australis, one region includes:
- a CDS encoding phosphate ABC transporter ATP-binding protein, translating into DEPTSALDPQSTAKIEELCLALKDKVTILIVTHNIAQAGRISDYTGFMYLGEMVEFAKTQTMFTVPKDKRTEAYLNGVFG; encoded by the coding sequence TGGATGAGCCCACCTCAGCTCTCGATCCCCAATCCACTGCCAAAATCGAGGAATTGTGCCTTGCCCTCAAAGATAAAGTGACAATTCTGATAGTTACTCATAATATTGCCCAGGCTGGGCGTATTTCGGATTACACGGGTTTTATGTATCTGGGAGAAATGGTGGAATTTGCCAAAACCCAGACGATGTTCACTGTGCCCAAAGATAAAAGAACTGAAGCCTACCTTAATGGTGTGTTTGGCTAA